Sequence from the Cucurbita pepo subsp. pepo cultivar mu-cu-16 chromosome LG02, ASM280686v2, whole genome shotgun sequence genome:
CGGATTTGTCTTTCCCTAAACAGCATGGGGaatatgtataatatatatatatagagagagagagatgattTAGGATATAGAgaaccttcttcttctgggcTTGGTAATGTCGACGCCGTCGTCTATGTTAGAAGTGTCTTTGGAGCCATGGCGGAAGGGGTTTAGTTTCCCGAGCGTTTTGGATACAGAGGAGAAGAAAGTGCCCTTGCTTCTGGAGGGTGCCTTCATGGAAGATGTTCCATGAGAATTCTTCTGCATATCGGATATGTAGAGCTTCATCTTCGTCAATTCCGACCTCAAAGCCTCGTTCTCTTTCACCAGAGACACGTCTGCCTGAACTTGAGTCCTTGTCATGGCAGCGTCTTGGGTGCTTCGGTCGTCCATGCCGCTTCTTAGCTTCAGCTGGTCGTAGTAGAGCGCATGGAGGACTATCTGCACTGGCAACCGCTTGTTCTGGGAGGCGTGTACCCGCGCTTCGTAGGACAGCTTCAATGGATCCATCACACTGCATACCTTCTCCCGTTCGATCTCATCAAGATTGGGGTGTGCCTGAGAGTTAATTCATTGGTTGATCAAAGAAGATAAGGTAATTGAATGAATaccaaattaaatgaatagAGTAATACCTTGAGATAGATATCAATGGCTCGGTATAGATCATCGTCGACCTTTCGTGCGACTTTGGGGATGATATTGGCTATGCcgttaaattttgatatgatgAGTTCGGGATAGGTGGCGATCTCGCCGAGGTAAGCGTCTACGGTCTTGGCCACTCTCTGGAGGGAAACGGAAGCAACGTCCTTGTAATCGCCGGCGTTGAAGACAGCCACGCTCTTCTCCCTTTCCACAAAACCAGAGATTATCCTCCTTACACTTTCCAGGTCGAAAAGCCTCTCCCCGTCGTAGGTGAATGATAAAACCAGAAGATCGTCTACTGTCACGTGTTCTAGAATCATCGAAATCCTCTTCTCAAGCTCGTTCTTGCAGGGAGATGAGGTTTTAAGGTAAATCGCAGATCGGAGAATGCAGCAGAGGAAGTGAATAGGGAAAGCGGCTTTCTCAGAGGGCAAAAGACCGACAATCGATTCCAGTAGTTCACGTTGCCTGCTACTTCCGTCAGATTCACTGAAATCGCCCGATCTGACTCCGCTTCCGGAGTGGTCGCGGACTAGATCCCGTAGCGATCTCTCAGCGTATGTAATCAGAGCACCTGAGAGAGTTAACGTTTTCGCACCACGGTTCTTCATCGCAGCCATGATTTTGCCGAAGAATCCGATGTCAAGAACGGATAGCTCCTCAGTCCACCAATTTGGAGGCGACCGACTCGGATAGTTTGCTTCGTTACAGGCCTAAACATTCCAAAACTCAAATTACTCATGATAAACCAGAGCAGACAACATCACAGAAGCACTCAATGATCAATCGCTactattaatttcaattaccTTAGAACTAATAACTTCCACACATTTCTGAACAATATAGAGATCTTCAGCCATGGGAAGGAGATGGTAACAAGACTTCAGCACCGCTACCGCTCCAGACAGACTTGAGAGAGCCACCTGTGAGAGGAAATCCTCCGTCCGTCCGGCGAGGTTGTTGTCGCAGTACTTATCCGTCATTTGTAGATACTCCGCAGCACATCGTAGAGCTGCAACGTTGTGTACCGTAATTTCGAAGTTCACACCATAACAGAACTTCGCTGCCTTCTCAAAAATCTCAGCACCGCCAGGAATATCCGTCAGATCGATCCGCGTTAGGTCCGCCTCCGTGGATTCCACAATCAATTTCCGTATAAAGTTACTCTTCGCTACCAACATGAACTACAACGGAAACAGAATCGGAAACTTTCACACACACGCACATTCACAAATCAAACAGATAAATCCAAGGAGTTTTCGTTCTCATACCTTgtgaagagaaaaatgagcTTCGCCGACTGCAACCACGACATCCGTCGGAATATCTTGAGAAAAAACCCTGAAAGAGAAGAGTTCAGAATCAGAAAATCTCAAAGCATCCGCTAGTCCCTGCGAAAGAGATGAACACATACCATTGTCCAGTTCGCTCCATGGCAATGGACAGCCTGGTGTTTCCCTTGACGGAGGAAGAAGCCATGCTTGAGTGGAGGGAGCTCTGTGTCTAAGGTTTTAACTAAATTCTTCTATAAAATGGCCACGCCGTTGGCTACAGTCTTGAGACCCAAATGACAATTATACCCCATCCACTGTTTCGGATCGACGTGGACCAATCAGCTTTAAGTTTAATCATCAACGAGGGAATGAGAAATTCCTCACTTTTGATTGGACAATTCTGTCGACaattataacaataatattcCTCATAAttactcaaaaaaaaaaaaacatttatttatttcttttataaaatatttaatattcctATGGAGATTTGAAATTATGTATTTTAtcgagcagatattgtcttctttacgagcaaatattgtcttctttaggcttctccaaccaatgtgagacatcaccaTCGACATCACaatcctctccaaccaatgtgagacatcaccatcgacatcacaatccaccccctttagggcccagcgttctcaccggcactctttcctttacaatccaccctcttcagggcccagtgtcATCACCGGCAAAGTGGGACCCCTCTTTCCtttacaatccaccctcttcagggcccagtgtcatcactgacactctttcctttcttcaatcgaAGTGAGACCCctcacccccttcagggctcatcGTCTTCACTGGCACTCTTTTCCtttacaatccaccctcttcagaGCCcacctttctccaatcgaagTGAGACCCctcacccccttcagggctcatcgtcttcactggcactcttttcttttacaatccaccctcttcagggcccagtgtcctcactgtcactctttcctttctccaatcgaaaTGGGACCCCTGCCAAATCGACCTTCTTTAGAGCCAGCATCCTTACTCGCACCCCTTTAGGACCAGCATCCTTACTCACACactgtctcgtgtctacccctatAGGGAACagctcctcgttggcacatagtccggtgtctacctctgataccattagcagatattgtcctctttgggctttccctttcaagtttCCCCTTGGTGTCtacctctgataccattagcagatattgtcctctttgggctttccctttcaagtttcccctcaagggtttaaaacgtgtctgctaggggaaggttttcacacccttataaagtgtgttttgttcttctccccaaccaatgtgggacatcacaccaTCTCATCAAGAGTTCGATATTATTTCATCAAATGGATCAACCTTTTACgtagaaagaaaatgagagccGTTTTCTTCTCGTACTTAGGGTTCGATGAATGAATCGTTGTTATTCaatgtatttaataatatactAGTGGGATCCACCAACTTGAGAATGTCTAAAGAAGAGTAATGCCTTTTATCATTGTAGGCTGAGATTTGCTTTGTTGGATCTAGAGTCTAGTAATAACTTTCgcattattaattattttacaaaaaaaattctctcatttacatattattgtattttaataatatataaaaaaaatcatactggtttattattttattacatatacttaaaaaaaatatatatatatatatatatatttaatttatttggttaaaTAACTACTTGTGATTAGTAACTATTCAGTATTCAAATCCTTGTGTACGGAAAacgagtaaaaaaaatattttaataataaacttaaattaaaatgaaataaatatttaaaaaactattattttattgcaaTGATccaaaatcataataattgATATTGTTTAGTCATAAATattgatgaaataaatataaaaaatacaattttttttatttttaattaatttgctacatttatttatttgagaaaaaaaaaactaataaaaaaacgtgggatttaaataaataaaatattaattattttaaatttcactaTTTTAATCTGGAAAAACGCAtaatattgatataaatattttaaaataaaaacaaaatctacaATTAgtcatttaataaataagattaaattattaaatttattttcaaatttattattttcttaactAAACAATTAGtcatttaacaaaaaaaaaaaaaaaaaaaaaaaaaaaaaaaaactacataattaatgtttttattatcaacagaaaattaaaaaattaaaaaattaaaaaagaaaaggaaataacaGTGATGgtgaaagtaaataaatagattaatGATTGTAAAAtggggtaaaaaaaaaaaaaattatccacGTAATCATTGTGGGTCCCACTAATTGATTAGGGTTTGACGGTGTTGTAATATTCTTGTGGGTCCCACAATGTCCTAAGCCAGCTTTGGATTGGATGAGATGGATATGGGTGCCAGCAGACATGATTGCGAGACCCGGCCCATTTTCCGGTCTCCAAAAATTTCTGGACCACAAAAACCAGTGGCTCTCCTTCTTCCACCTATTGGGCCCCTCGCTTCTTGGCCCTTCTTCTGCCACGTCATTTCACCTCTGATTTGACACGTTATCTCAATCTTACTCACATCTTGTACAGGATAACAACCCGGGCTCCACTCTTTGTGTTATAATCAAATGGTTTTCTCACACGTGGCAGGTAATCACCTCACCCTCACCCTCACCCTCACCCTACCATggtcaaaatttccttttgaCCCGGTCGGGTTGGAATCCGTCTCGAATGAggtgaaaattttatagaaaatgaagGATAATGTAGGAAGATGTTTTTCTCGGTTAGCTTAATCGAACTTGAAACAGAGATTATATTCTATAATAAGATGTCTATTTAGTCTATAGAATCGGGTTCTCGGACTTTGCATGAAAACTCCGAGAATTAGGAGAATGAGCTAAATAGTGTCGGAGATGGAGATCACGTTCCCTTGTCCGTTCTTATCTATGACTCTCTGTCAAATCTTCATCCCGCTCTACTCactttcaatatatttttttcctctgtaaataaataaataacggTGTGAAATATACttgataaataatatatatttatattacaGGTAAAAATCCTCtcttataatattaaaattttaatttttagaaatgaggtaattgaatttttttttatttttttttatttttaaccgAATTTTCTATAGATAGGAATTTGAAATAGGGACGTGAAAAGCTTTCCCGTCCTCACCtcattgttagatgaacacgactctccacaacgGTATGATATTCTCCACTTTGAGTGACTATTCTCCTAAATTAGCTGATATatgactttcatcatccaacacctccccttaatcaaggctcgactcctttctacaatggtatgatattgtccactttgagcacaaGCTGTCATGGCTTTGctctgggcttccccaaaaggtttTATACTgtagagagtattccttgattataaacccgtGATCGTTACCTAAACGGTAACTAGCTGAGGtaagactttcatcatccaacactcaaaaacttgcaaaaaaaaaaaaaaaaaaaaaaaaaaaaaaaaaaaaaaaaaaaaaaaaaaaaaaaaaaaaaNNNNNNNNNNNNNNNNNNNNNNNNNNNNNNNNNNNNNNNNNNNNNNNNNNNNNNNNNNNNNNNNNNNNNNNNNNNNNNNNNNNNNNNNNNNNNNNNNNNNNNNNNNNNNNNNNNNNNNNNNNNNNNNNNNNNNNNNNNNNNNNNNNNNNNNNNNNNNNNNNNNNNNNNNNNNNNNNNNNNNNNNNNNNNNNNNNNNNNNNNNNNNNNNNNNNNNNNNNNNNNNNNNNNNNNNNNNNNNNNNNNNNNNNNNNNNNNNNNNNNNNNNNNNNNNNNNNNNNNNNNNNNNNNNNNNNNNNNNNNNNNNNNNNNNNNNNNNNNNNNNNNNNNNNNNNNNNNNTCAAAACTATATTCTAACGTTCTTGTAACCACgaaaatttcaacattttctaattaaaaattggataaaCCCTAAGTGAAACCGACCCGACATATCATATAAATAAGTCGTTTTCGATTTTCATGGTTAGAAAAAGTAAACCGAAACCGAACCAAGCCAACGAAACATATCCATATAAGTAAATCTGAAAACCAAGCAATGAAGCACCATTGTTAACCGGCTCATAGA
This genomic interval carries:
- the LOC111788802 gene encoding root phototropism protein 2-like, with the translated sequence MASSSVKGNTRLSIAMERTGQWVFSQDIPTDVVVAVGEAHFSLHKFMLVAKSNFIRKLIVESTEADLTRIDLTDIPGGAEIFEKAAKFCYGVNFEITVHNVAALRCAAEYLQMTDKYCDNNLAGRTEDFLSQVALSSLSGAVAVLKSCYHLLPMAEDLYIVQKCVEVISSKACNEANYPSRSPPNWWTEELSVLDIGFFGKIMAAMKNRGAKTLTLSGALITYAERSLRDLVRDHSGSGVRSGDFSESDGSSRQRELLESIVGLLPSEKAAFPIHFLCCILRSAIYLKTSSPCKNELEKRISMILEHVTVDDLLVLSFTYDGERLFDLESVRRIISGFVEREKSVAVFNAGDYKDVASVSLQRVAKTVDAYLGEIATYPELIISKFNGIANIIPKVARKVDDDLYRAIDIYLKAHPNLDEIEREKVCSVMDPLKLSYEARVHASQNKRLPVQIVLHALYYDQLKLRSGMDDRSTQDAAMTRTQVQADVSLVKENEALRSELTKMKLYISDMQKNSHGTSSMKAPSRSKGTFFSSVSKTLGKLNPFRHGSKDTSNIDDGVDITKPRRRRFSIS